The following coding sequences are from one Triticum aestivum cultivar Chinese Spring chromosome 5A, IWGSC CS RefSeq v2.1, whole genome shotgun sequence window:
- the LOC123104849 gene encoding chaperonin 60 subunit alpha 2, chloroplastic isoform X2, with translation MLLQEIASKTNSTVGDGTTTAIILAREIISLGLLAVANGANPVALRKGIDKAVHELLEILKTKSIPVSTKEDIKAVASISAGNDEYVGNLIADALEKIGPDGIIKIESSSSIYTSVEVQEGMKIDKGYTSPHFITNPDKAIVEFENARVLLTDQRVNEIQEILPLLEKTTQLSVPLLIIAEDISHSVYSTLVLNKLNGLLNVAVVKCPGLGDEKKAILQDIAIMTGADFFVSDLGWGLQAITSDQLGMAQKITITSESTTIIAHPSMRPEIEARIMQLKKDLEETTSAYLKERFSARIAKLSRGVAVIKVGAATEAELEDRKLRVEDAKNATFAAISEGITPGGGVTYVELSKHIPSIMDLVDDPEEKIGVTIVGKALLVPAMTIARNAGADGSAVVEKILESEWRVGYNAMTDKFEDLVEAGVVDPCRVARCVLQNSASIAGLILMTQAMMFDKIKKKKSPIPEIPGLPPLQINQNA, from the exons ATGCTACTTCAAGAG ATAGCATCCAAGACAAACAGTACTGTTGGGGATGGAACCACAACAGCGATTATTTTGGCCCGAGAAATCATCAGCCTTGGCTTATTGGCCGTTGCCAACGGTGCTAACCCAGTTGCTTTGAGAAAGGGCATTGACAAAGCTGTTCATGAACTGCTTGAGATCTTGAAGACAAAATCTATCCCCGTGAGTACAAAGGAGGATATAAAAG CTGTAGCATCAATATCAGCTGGCAATGATGAATATGTTGGCAATCTCATTGCGGACGCATTGGAGAAGATAGGTCCTGATGGAATAATCAAAATCGAGTCCTCATCTTCCATATATACTTCAGTTGAGGTGCAGGAAGGAATGAAG ATAGACAAGGGTTACACCTCACCTCATTTCATCACAAATCCAGACAAAGcaattgttgaatttgaaaatgCTAGAGTGCTTTTAACTGATCAACGGGTGAATGAAATCCAAGAGATACTTCCTTTGCTGGAGAAGACCACACAGTTGAGTGTCCCTTTGTTGATTATTGCCGAGGATATTTCGCATTCGGTGTACTCGACCCTGGTTCTTAACAAACTGAATGGTTTGCTAAATGTTGCGGTTGTCAAATGTCCTGGTTTGGGAGATGAAAAGAAGGCTATTCTCCAAGATATTGCCATTATGACAG GTGCAGATTTCTTTGTTAGTGACCTTGGTTGGGGTCTTCAAGCAATTACATCTGATCAGCTGGGTATGGCTCAAAAGATCACTATCACGAGTGAATCTACAACTATAATTGCACATCCCTCTATGAGACCGGAGATTGAGGCTAGGATTATGCAACTAAAGAAAGATCTAGAGGAGACAACAAGTGCCTATCTGAAAGAAAGGTTTTCTGCAAGAATTGCTAAGCTCTCCAGAGGTGTAGCAGTTATCAAG GTAGGGGCAgccactgaagctgaacttgaggATAGAAAGCTGAGAGTGGAGGATGCGAAGAATGCAACTTTTGCAGCCATCAGCGAAGGCATCACACCTGGTGGTGGTGTAACATATGTTGAACTGTCAAAGCATATTCCTAGTATCATGGATCTTGTGGATGACCCGGAAGAGAAGATTGGTGTAACTATTGTGGGAAAG GCACTCCTTGTCCCTGCCATGACGATAGCTCGCAATGCTGGTGCAGATGGTTCAGCTGTCGTAGAGAAGATTCTTGAAAGCGAGTGGCGAGTTGGGTACAATGCGATGACTGACAAGTTCGAAGACCTTGTTGAGGCTGGCGTGGTTGATCCGTGCCGGGTTGCAAGATGCGTGCTCCAGAACTCTGCTTCTATCGCAGGGCTAATTCTAATGACCCAAGCAATGATGTTTGATAAGATAAAGAAGAAAAAGTCGCCCATTCCTGAAATTCCAGGCCTCCCGCCGTTGCAGATAAATCAAAATGCTTAG
- the LOC123104849 gene encoding ruBisCO large subunit-binding protein subunit alpha isoform X1, which translates to MPLTTASFAAPPCSSSSSWPPLPRWPCRLHRPAMVCRRRMAVRADVKVISSGNACRRGLAAGIHKLADAVSVTLGPKGRNVVIDQDDVPKVINDGVTIAKAIELPNSLEHAGAMLLQEIASKTNSTVGDGTTTAIILAREIISLGLLAVANGANPVALRKGIDKAVHELLEILKTKSIPVSTKEDIKAVASISAGNDEYVGNLIADALEKIGPDGIIKIESSSSIYTSVEVQEGMKIDKGYTSPHFITNPDKAIVEFENARVLLTDQRVNEIQEILPLLEKTTQLSVPLLIIAEDISHSVYSTLVLNKLNGLLNVAVVKCPGLGDEKKAILQDIAIMTGADFFVSDLGWGLQAITSDQLGMAQKITITSESTTIIAHPSMRPEIEARIMQLKKDLEETTSAYLKERFSARIAKLSRGVAVIKVGAATEAELEDRKLRVEDAKNATFAAISEGITPGGGVTYVELSKHIPSIMDLVDDPEEKIGVTIVGKALLVPAMTIARNAGADGSAVVEKILESEWRVGYNAMTDKFEDLVEAGVVDPCRVARCVLQNSASIAGLILMTQAMMFDKIKKKKSPIPEIPGLPPLQINQNA; encoded by the exons ATGCCTCTTACAACAGCCTCCTTCGCCGCGCCCCCttgctcctcatcctcctcctggcCGCCGCTACCCAGATGGCCGTGCCGGCTACACAGGCCGGCGATGGTCTGCCGCCGCCGCATGGCGGTGCGGGCGGACGTCAAGGTCATATCCTCCGGCAACGCTTGCCGCCGCGGGCTCGCCGCCGGCATCCACAAGCTCGCTGATGCCGTCTCCGTCACTCTCGGTCCCAAAG GGAGGAATGTTGTTATTGATCAAGATGATGTTCCTAAAGTAATTAATGATGGTGTCACAATTGCCAAGGCTATAGAACTTCCTAATTCACTTGAGCATGCAGGGGCCATGCTACTTCAAGAG ATAGCATCCAAGACAAACAGTACTGTTGGGGATGGAACCACAACAGCGATTATTTTGGCCCGAGAAATCATCAGCCTTGGCTTATTGGCCGTTGCCAACGGTGCTAACCCAGTTGCTTTGAGAAAGGGCATTGACAAAGCTGTTCATGAACTGCTTGAGATCTTGAAGACAAAATCTATCCCCGTGAGTACAAAGGAGGATATAAAAG CTGTAGCATCAATATCAGCTGGCAATGATGAATATGTTGGCAATCTCATTGCGGACGCATTGGAGAAGATAGGTCCTGATGGAATAATCAAAATCGAGTCCTCATCTTCCATATATACTTCAGTTGAGGTGCAGGAAGGAATGAAG ATAGACAAGGGTTACACCTCACCTCATTTCATCACAAATCCAGACAAAGcaattgttgaatttgaaaatgCTAGAGTGCTTTTAACTGATCAACGGGTGAATGAAATCCAAGAGATACTTCCTTTGCTGGAGAAGACCACACAGTTGAGTGTCCCTTTGTTGATTATTGCCGAGGATATTTCGCATTCGGTGTACTCGACCCTGGTTCTTAACAAACTGAATGGTTTGCTAAATGTTGCGGTTGTCAAATGTCCTGGTTTGGGAGATGAAAAGAAGGCTATTCTCCAAGATATTGCCATTATGACAG GTGCAGATTTCTTTGTTAGTGACCTTGGTTGGGGTCTTCAAGCAATTACATCTGATCAGCTGGGTATGGCTCAAAAGATCACTATCACGAGTGAATCTACAACTATAATTGCACATCCCTCTATGAGACCGGAGATTGAGGCTAGGATTATGCAACTAAAGAAAGATCTAGAGGAGACAACAAGTGCCTATCTGAAAGAAAGGTTTTCTGCAAGAATTGCTAAGCTCTCCAGAGGTGTAGCAGTTATCAAG GTAGGGGCAgccactgaagctgaacttgaggATAGAAAGCTGAGAGTGGAGGATGCGAAGAATGCAACTTTTGCAGCCATCAGCGAAGGCATCACACCTGGTGGTGGTGTAACATATGTTGAACTGTCAAAGCATATTCCTAGTATCATGGATCTTGTGGATGACCCGGAAGAGAAGATTGGTGTAACTATTGTGGGAAAG GCACTCCTTGTCCCTGCCATGACGATAGCTCGCAATGCTGGTGCAGATGGTTCAGCTGTCGTAGAGAAGATTCTTGAAAGCGAGTGGCGAGTTGGGTACAATGCGATGACTGACAAGTTCGAAGACCTTGTTGAGGCTGGCGTGGTTGATCCGTGCCGGGTTGCAAGATGCGTGCTCCAGAACTCTGCTTCTATCGCAGGGCTAATTCTAATGACCCAAGCAATGATGTTTGATAAGATAAAGAAGAAAAAGTCGCCCATTCCTGAAATTCCAGGCCTCCCGCCGTTGCAGATAAATCAAAATGCTTAG